The genomic segment GGAAAACAACGCGATGCGACGACGCCACCAAGGGTGCTCGTGGCGTAGTTGCCACCAATGACGCACCATACCGATCATCGACAGCGAGAACGTGAGGAACACGTTGATCGAATACATGATCACCAGCGCCGTGACATCGCCGCCGGTGTAGAGCAAGGCGGTGATCGCCGCGATGCCCATCAACATCACGCCATTGTGCGTGGCCAATCGCTCGGAAAGATTGGCGAACCAATGCGGCATCCAGGAATCGTGCGCCATGTTGGCGAGCACGCGCGGGCCATCGATGAAGCCCGCTTGCGCCGCCACGAACAGCAAGAGCGCTTCGGCCAAAATCGTGACCCATACGAAGGTCGGCCCAGCGAAGCCCGAACTCAGCCCCAGATCGGCTACAAACCGCTCACTGAGGATCTGGTTCATCGTCAGTTGGTCGCTGTGGCGCACGCCCAACAGCAGGTAAGCGATCATCAAGCCGCCGGCCGTGACCGCCAGCGAGAAAGCCATATAGGTCATCGTCCGCTTGGCCGTGGCCACGCGCGGCTCGCGCATGACGGGCATGCTGTTCGAGACGGCTTCGATGCCGGTATACGTTCCGGCGCCCATCGTATAGGCCCGCATCAGCAGGGCCAGCATGCCGAATAGCCCCAGGCCCCCTTCGAGGTTCGTCTGCACCTCACCTGCAACTTCATGGACGACGGTCATTCCTTCGGCGATATGCATGCCGACGCTGCCGAAGATCAGAACGGCATGCGTAATCAGGAAGACGATGAAGACCGGCAGCAGAAATTTTACCGACTCCTTGATGCCGCGCAGATTTAGCACCAGCAACAGGATGATGGCCGCCAATTCGACTTCAATCTTCCAATTGTGAAAACGATTGAATGGCTCAATGCCGAACAACGCATCCCCGGCCGCCGCAATCGACACCGTAACCGTCAGCACATAGTCGACCAACAGCGCGCAGCCAGAGATTACGCCGACGCGCGGGTGCAACAGCTTCGAGGCCACCAGGTAGCCGCCGCCACCGCTGGGAAATTCCTCGATGATGTGCCGGTAGCAAGCCGAGATCACGAAGACCGTAATGATCGTAGCCAGCGACAGAAAAATCGCCAGAAACGCGAAGTCTCCTTGTTCGCTGAGCGTCTTGAATGCCTCGGGCGGTCCATAGCACGACGACGATAATCCATCGGCGCCCAAACCCACCCAGGCCAAGAAGGCCACCAGCGAAACGTGATGAAAGACCGATTGATCCGCCAGGTCGCGCGGTTTGCCGACTAGCAGCGTCTTCACTTTTTCCGGGATCTTGTGGACAGCCGATTCTGCCGGAGCGCCGATCGTCGTCAAGACGGGGCCGTCTTCGGCCGGGGGATCGCCGGCCGCATCGTGCGGCGCCGTGGGCCTGTCGATTTCCGACTCGATGGCCTCGGCGGCCAGATTTGTGATGTCCCCATTTCCGTTGGCCGCGGATTCGGCCGGCGTCTTGGCCGGCGCGGAAGGGTCTCGCTCGGAAGGGGATGGCTGGGGATTTAGAGGGCGTTCGCTCATTGATTCAGCGGCGCGCATCGAACAATCGAAGGCGCGCCGACCTTGGAACCCATCAGGGGAGCATTTCGAAACGATCCGGGGCCCTCGGCTTGGGCAGGCCACGTGACCTGCAA from the Pirellulales bacterium genome contains:
- a CDS encoding amino acid permease, producing MSERPLNPQPSPSERDPSAPAKTPAESAANGNGDITNLAAEAIESEIDRPTAPHDAAGDPPAEDGPVLTTIGAPAESAVHKIPEKVKTLLVGKPRDLADQSVFHHVSLVAFLAWVGLGADGLSSSCYGPPEAFKTLSEQGDFAFLAIFLSLATIITVFVISACYRHIIEEFPSGGGGYLVASKLLHPRVGVISGCALLVDYVLTVTVSIAAAGDALFGIEPFNRFHNWKIEVELAAIILLLVLNLRGIKESVKFLLPVFIVFLITHAVLIFGSVGMHIAEGMTVVHEVAGEVQTNLEGGLGLFGMLALLMRAYTMGAGTYTGIEAVSNSMPVMREPRVATAKRTMTYMAFSLAVTAGGLMIAYLLLGVRHSDQLTMNQILSERFVADLGLSSGFAGPTFVWVTILAEALLLFVAAQAGFIDGPRVLANMAHDSWMPHWFANLSERLATHNGVMLMGIAAITALLYTGGDVTALVIMYSINVFLTFSLSMIGMVRHWWQLRHEHPWWRRRIALFSFGTLMCVSILCATIYEKFDVGGWRTLGVTGLLVALCFATRRHYDTVINKVRRLDETLGQLSAPPQATAGDVDPKLPTAVILVGGYSGLGVHTLLNAVRFAPGHFKNMVFISVAVVDSGNFKGAAALEDLRQHTEESLAKYVDLARRLGMPATSYMAVGTEPVHELEQLCLSIAKQYPKVIFFAGQLLFEQDTWYHRLLHNQTAFSLQRRLQWVGLPMVILPTRVR